The window CGCACAGCTCCCgcagctgcccccagcacagcagggctgccctCCCAGCAAAGCTCGGCCAGCTGCACCGCCTGCACCGCCATCCCAAGTTTGATTTGCTTGTCAGCTCCAGACAGAGTCCAGACCCAGCGCACCCCACACAGGGAGGACTACTGCTTGGTCATTTTGCTTGTCATGATCCATTCCTCCATTCCCTTTTCATGCAGAAACTGAAGAAGTTGACCAAAACCATCTTGCTCAGCCTGTTTGTGGCCGTCTGGAATTTGCTCTGAGGATCCATGAAACCAAGATAGTCCTTCCACCTTTGAGATGCATGGACCACACCTTGGCTGAAGACTTCACAAATGACTAGGGTTTCAGCCTTGTTCTTCTGGTTGTCCTTGGGTGCCTTCTGGCCCATTTTCTGTGCAGGACTTAGTTTCCACGTGCAGACTGCCTCAGGGAAGtcccttccttttccagcaAAGGCTTTGTAGTTgctgggctcagccagaccTATTAAGCATGCACGTGGTTACCTGCTGCCTTCCAGATGAAGGTCATGGCCTTCTCCTGGGTGTTTCTCTACAGCTGACTGAGCAGCAACCAGCCCAACAGGCCCAGTCACTTTCCCACCTGAATTCATCTGTGCTCGTTTTCCTTGCTGTTAATTCTGGCACCATTTCTTCAGCTGATGCTATCCCATTACAGTCTGATTTTATCTCCTTTG of the Falco cherrug isolate bFalChe1 chromosome 5, bFalChe1.pri, whole genome shotgun sequence genome contains:
- the REP15 gene encoding LOW QUALITY PROTEIN: rab15 effector protein (The sequence of the model RefSeq protein was modified relative to this genomic sequence to represent the inferred CDS: inserted 1 base in 1 codon; substituted 1 base at 1 genomic stop codon), with the protein product MGQKAPKDNQKNKAETLVICEVFSQGVVHASQRWKDYLGFMDPQSKFQTATNRLSKMVLVNFFSFCXEKGMEEWIMTSKMTKQXSSLCGVRWVWTLSGADKQIKLGMAVQAVQLAELCWEGSPAVLGAAAGAVRVGDRFQNGTRFGKLVELCRLVGWDCLGLFITCAREA